One Alphaproteobacteria bacterium LSUCC0396 genomic region harbors:
- the glnA gene encoding type I glutamate--ammonia ligase, producing MSDAKKILEMIKEHDITYVDLRFTDPRGKMQHVTQHIDTIDEDALNEGFMFDGSSIAGWKAINESDMTLMPDLYRAYVDPFFAQPTLALFCDVLEPSSGEAYDRDPRGTAKAALTYLETTGIGDTAFFGPEAEFFIFEDVKIDVSMNRGLYSVDSVEGPYNSARKYDEGNLGHRPGVKGGYFPVPPIDSGQDIRSEMLSVMADMGVPVEKHHHEVAPSQHELGMKFGTLLETADNMQLYKYAVQQVAHAYGVSATFMPKPISGDNGSGMHVHQSIWADGKPLFAGNQYADLSENALFYIGGIIKHAKSLNAFTNPSTNSYKRLIPGYEAPVLLAYSSRNRSASCRIPHVNSPNGKRVEVRFPDATANPYLAFSAMLMAGLDGILNKIHPGDAMDKDLYDLPPEELSQIPTVCGSLREALDALNDDRSYLTQGNVFTDDQIDAYIALKMEDVIRLEHTPAPVEFDMYYSY from the coding sequence ATGTCTGACGCAAAAAAAATCCTTGAAATGATTAAAGAGCACGATATCACGTATGTCGACTTGCGCTTCACTGACCCGCGCGGAAAAATGCAGCATGTCACGCAGCACATCGACACCATCGATGAAGATGCGTTGAACGAAGGCTTTATGTTTGACGGCTCATCTATCGCCGGCTGGAAAGCCATCAACGAGTCAGACATGACTTTGATGCCTGATCTATACCGCGCCTACGTGGACCCATTCTTCGCTCAACCGACATTGGCTCTTTTCTGTGACGTTTTGGAGCCATCAAGTGGTGAGGCTTATGACCGTGACCCCAGAGGAACTGCTAAAGCAGCTTTGACGTACCTGGAAACTACTGGTATTGGAGACACAGCATTCTTTGGCCCTGAAGCGGAGTTCTTCATTTTCGAAGATGTCAAAATCGACGTGTCAATGAATCGTGGCCTTTACTCGGTCGACAGCGTTGAGGGCCCATATAACAGTGCTCGTAAGTATGACGAAGGGAATCTTGGTCACCGCCCCGGCGTAAAAGGTGGTTATTTTCCTGTGCCACCAATTGACTCAGGACAGGACATCCGGTCTGAGATGCTATCAGTAATGGCCGACATGGGTGTGCCCGTTGAAAAGCATCACCATGAGGTTGCGCCATCTCAGCACGAGCTAGGCATGAAGTTTGGCACGCTTTTAGAAACCGCCGATAACATGCAACTTTACAAATATGCAGTGCAACAAGTAGCTCACGCGTACGGCGTCAGTGCGACATTTATGCCAAAGCCAATTTCCGGCGATAACGGATCAGGCATGCATGTCCATCAATCTATCTGGGCTGATGGTAAACCGCTATTTGCCGGCAATCAATACGCGGATCTGTCCGAGAATGCCCTTTTTTATATCGGTGGCATCATCAAGCATGCCAAGTCGCTGAATGCGTTCACCAACCCTTCAACCAATAGCTATAAGCGGTTAATCCCGGGTTATGAGGCCCCCGTTCTACTGGCCTACTCATCACGAAACCGGTCAGCATCATGCCGTATACCTCATGTGAATTCACCGAACGGCAAGCGTGTTGAAGTCCGTTTCCCAGATGCGACAGCGAACCCATATCTGGCATTCTCAGCCATGCTGATGGCTGGCCTTGACGGTATCCTAAACAAAATTCATCCTGGCGACGCAATGGACAAAGATCTTTATGACCTTCCACCAGAGGAACTGTCGCAAATCCCAACTGTTTGCGGCTCCCTTCGTGAGGCACTTGATGCGTTAAATGATGATCGATCGTATCTCACTCAAGGTAACGTCTTCACTGATGATCAGATTGATGCCTACATAGCCTTGAAAATGGAGGACGTCATTCGCCTAGAACATACACCAGCACCTGTGGAATTTGATATGTACTACTCATATTAA